In the genome of Myxococcus stipitatus, one region contains:
- a CDS encoding YoaK family protein — MTPPSSTPPLLIPTALAFIAGYADAVTFVGAGGIFCAHVTGNFVVLAADLARGAKADEWLKLATFPIFVLSVFLSSHLHRRVGRSARLLLLLQAVAFAVAAVVPLALKGAAAHQVVVVFAVVAMGMQNAMHRVAPAMGPMTTVMTGNVTQWFVEKVIPGAPENVGKHRSLGFIILAFSLGCLGGAFGVHHWGFAAFLAPMGLSLLVRSRL; from the coding sequence ATGACTCCTCCCTCCTCGACTCCACCTCTGTTGATTCCCACTGCCCTGGCGTTCATCGCGGGTTATGCCGACGCCGTCACGTTCGTTGGCGCGGGCGGCATCTTCTGCGCCCACGTCACAGGCAACTTCGTCGTCCTCGCGGCGGACCTCGCGCGAGGCGCCAAGGCCGACGAGTGGCTCAAGCTGGCGACCTTCCCCATCTTCGTCCTGTCCGTCTTCCTCTCCTCGCACCTGCACCGTCGGGTGGGTCGTTCCGCAAGATTGCTGCTGCTCCTTCAGGCCGTGGCGTTCGCTGTGGCGGCCGTCGTGCCCCTGGCCTTGAAGGGGGCCGCGGCGCATCAGGTCGTCGTGGTCTTCGCGGTCGTCGCCATGGGGATGCAGAACGCGATGCACCGGGTGGCGCCCGCCATGGGCCCGATGACGACCGTGATGACTGGCAACGTCACGCAGTGGTTCGTGGAGAAGGTGATTCCTGGCGCCCCGGAGAACGTCGGCAAGCATCGCTCGTTGGGCTTCATCATCCTGGCGTTCTCGTTGGGGTGCCTGGGCGGGGCATTCGGGGTCCATCACTGGGGGTTTGCGGCGTTCCTCGCCCCCATGGGGCTCTCGCTGCTGGTTCGCAGTCGGCTGTAG
- a CDS encoding TMEM175 family protein — translation MSDTERKDSARLEAFSDGVYAVVITLLALELKPELSEAAHDSHTLLWQLASRWPTYVAFVTSFCTVLIMWIDHHGMLKFVRRVDTRVLFANGFLMLLTTLVPFTTAVLSAHLMEPSGAVAGALYAGLFVLINAAYNLLWHLLQRQAQLDDLARPVEVERRLTRHYRLGLPVYLAATIVALWSLPLCLAMCASMWVLWSTNMRPVHDGADSRA, via the coding sequence ATGTCGGACACCGAAAGGAAGGACAGCGCCAGGCTCGAAGCGTTCAGCGATGGCGTCTACGCCGTCGTCATCACGCTGCTGGCGCTGGAGTTGAAACCGGAGCTCTCCGAGGCCGCGCATGACTCCCACACGCTGCTCTGGCAGCTTGCTTCCAGGTGGCCCACGTACGTCGCGTTCGTCACGAGCTTCTGCACTGTCCTCATCATGTGGATCGACCACCACGGCATGCTCAAGTTCGTGCGCCGGGTCGACACACGGGTGCTCTTCGCGAATGGGTTCCTGATGTTGCTGACCACGCTTGTGCCATTCACCACGGCGGTGCTTTCAGCCCACTTGATGGAGCCGTCGGGCGCGGTGGCTGGCGCCCTCTACGCGGGCCTCTTCGTGCTCATCAACGCGGCCTATAACCTGTTGTGGCATCTGCTCCAGCGACAGGCGCAACTGGATGACCTCGCGCGCCCGGTCGAAGTGGAGCGACGGCTCACTCGGCACTATCGGCTTGGATTGCCGGTATACTTGGCGGCGACCATCGTCGCTCTCTGGAGTCTGCCGTTGTGCCTTGCGATGTGCGCGAGCATGTGGGTCCTGTGGAGCACCAACATGCGGCCGGTGCATGACGGTGCTGATTCACGGGCCTGA
- a CDS encoding LysR family transcriptional regulator has translation MFDPITLDQLRAFVSVVEEGSFSAAARKLHRVQSAISTSMANLEAQLGVPLWDRSTKVATLTEQGQAVLGSTRRVLAEVDGLRRLATGMTMGLEASVSLCLDVLFPQNVLINLCAKFTQEFPAVDLRIDSQVRSAVSARVLDGTATLGVVTPKGLVRGLETQALSPIRVLPVVSPSHPLAAIEGGIASRHFVDAIHVVLSGCDDDAVSDQAGLSPRIWRVGDIHTKLEMLRAGLGWGNLPEHLIREDLRKGTLVVIRPTAWGDHENSLNLLIIYRRDTVFGPAQRWLQEQLTQLCAREAHLRR, from the coding sequence ATGTTCGACCCTATCACGCTCGACCAGCTTCGCGCCTTTGTCTCCGTCGTCGAAGAGGGAAGTTTCTCGGCGGCGGCGCGGAAGCTTCACCGCGTGCAGTCCGCAATCAGCACTTCGATGGCCAACCTGGAAGCACAATTGGGCGTGCCGCTCTGGGATCGCTCCACGAAGGTGGCCACGCTGACCGAACAGGGGCAGGCGGTGCTTGGGTCGACACGGCGCGTGCTCGCCGAAGTCGATGGCCTGCGGCGACTTGCCACCGGCATGACGATGGGCCTTGAAGCCTCGGTGTCACTGTGCCTGGACGTCCTCTTCCCCCAGAACGTGCTCATCAACCTCTGCGCCAAATTCACCCAGGAGTTTCCCGCTGTCGACCTTCGCATTGATTCGCAGGTGAGGTCCGCCGTCTCCGCGCGCGTGCTCGACGGCACGGCGACTCTCGGTGTCGTGACCCCGAAGGGGCTGGTACGGGGGCTCGAGACACAGGCACTGTCGCCCATTCGAGTGCTCCCCGTTGTGAGCCCGAGCCACCCGCTCGCAGCCATCGAAGGCGGCATCGCGTCACGGCACTTCGTCGATGCGATCCATGTCGTGCTCTCCGGATGCGACGACGATGCCGTCTCTGACCAGGCCGGACTATCACCGCGCATCTGGCGTGTCGGCGACATCCACACCAAGCTTGAAATGCTGCGCGCGGGCCTCGGCTGGGGAAATCTGCCGGAGCACCTGATTCGCGAAGACCTGCGCAAGGGCACGCTGGTCGTCATCCGGCCCACCGCCTGGGGCGACCACGAGAACTCGCTCAATCTCCTCATCATCTATCGGCGCGACACTGTGTTCGGGCCGGCCCAGCGCTGGTTGCAGGAGCAACTCACCCAACTGTGCGCGCGAGAAGCACACCTCCGTAGGTAG
- a CDS encoding helix-turn-helix transcriptional regulator, producing the protein MNRNQLAEFLRNRRERLSPRDAGLPPRPRRRTPGLRREEVAQLADISVDYYCRLEQARGPHPSRQVLEGLSRALRLLPGERAHLFQLAGETAGPPASPPQSVSPGIQRLLEHLDEAAAVVLDAKYDVLAWNALASALMEDFSRHVPRERNLLRRYFLRDTSAGPLYGMDGRDEFEQFAVGHLRAAAARYPEDASLQELIQELLAGSVDFTRVWSTHPINTHHGKTKRVRHPLVGDLTLNCEVLLAPEQDQHVVIYTAEPGTPSHRAFQRLKSLLPGNDQGEWHPSTLRMKEQHNQ; encoded by the coding sequence ATGAACCGGAACCAACTGGCCGAGTTCCTCCGGAATCGCCGCGAGCGGCTCTCTCCGCGCGATGCAGGGTTGCCTCCTCGTCCACGGCGACGCACCCCGGGACTGCGCCGAGAGGAGGTTGCCCAGCTCGCGGACATCTCCGTGGACTACTACTGCCGCCTGGAGCAGGCCCGAGGCCCCCATCCATCGAGGCAAGTGCTCGAAGGACTCAGTCGCGCCTTGAGGCTCCTGCCCGGCGAGCGGGCCCACCTCTTCCAGCTCGCGGGAGAGACGGCGGGACCTCCCGCGTCGCCGCCTCAATCCGTCTCACCCGGCATCCAGCGACTGCTGGAGCACCTGGACGAAGCAGCGGCGGTGGTGCTCGACGCGAAGTATGACGTCCTCGCGTGGAATGCGCTGGCCTCCGCGTTGATGGAGGACTTCTCCCGCCACGTCCCGCGCGAACGCAACCTGCTTCGGCGGTACTTCCTGCGAGACACCTCCGCGGGGCCCCTCTATGGAATGGACGGACGGGATGAGTTCGAGCAGTTCGCCGTGGGGCACCTGCGCGCCGCGGCGGCACGCTATCCCGAGGACGCGTCCCTCCAGGAGCTCATCCAAGAGTTGCTCGCCGGAAGCGTCGACTTCACTCGCGTCTGGTCCACCCACCCCATCAACACACACCACGGAAAGACGAAGCGCGTGCGACACCCGCTCGTCGGAGACCTCACCCTGAACTGCGAGGTTCTGCTCGCGCCCGAGCAGGACCAGCACGTCGTCATCTACACCGCCGAGCCGGGCACACCTTCCCATCGAGCATTTCAGCGATTGAAATCCCTCCTACCCGGCAACGACCAAGGTGAATGGCATCCCTCCACGCTCCGCATGAAGGAACAGCACAACCAATGA
- a CDS encoding SDR family oxidoreductase produces the protein MTNRKVALITGANKGIGKHVAAQLGHRGLTVYVGARDAARGTAAVADLAATGGDVRFVPIDVTDEVSIRAAARRIEQEAGVLDILINNAGIALQAARPSETSLARMRSEYEVNVFGVIATTQAFLPLLRRSTSPRIVNVSSGLGSVSGAADPDDVYKDILILGYRSSKSALNMATVLFAQELRSAGVRVNVVDPGHRRTDLNGNAAGAGDPAEGAAVVVRVALMDDGPTGAFYGEKGSVAW, from the coding sequence ATGACAAATCGAAAGGTTGCACTGATTACTGGCGCGAACAAGGGCATCGGCAAGCACGTCGCCGCGCAGCTGGGACACCGCGGGCTGACTGTCTATGTGGGGGCTCGAGACGCGGCGCGAGGAACCGCCGCGGTGGCGGACCTCGCGGCGACGGGAGGGGATGTCCGCTTCGTCCCCATCGACGTCACGGATGAAGTGTCGATTCGTGCCGCGGCCCGGCGAATCGAACAGGAAGCGGGCGTCCTCGATATCCTCATCAACAATGCGGGAATCGCCCTGCAGGCGGCGCGGCCCTCGGAGACATCGCTGGCTCGGATGCGTTCCGAGTACGAGGTGAACGTGTTCGGTGTCATCGCGACGACCCAGGCATTTCTTCCGCTCCTGCGCCGCTCGACCTCTCCACGCATCGTCAACGTGTCCAGTGGACTGGGCTCGGTTTCAGGCGCGGCGGACCCGGATGACGTCTACAAGGACATCCTCATCCTGGGGTATCGCTCATCCAAGAGTGCCCTGAACATGGCCACCGTCCTCTTCGCGCAGGAGCTGCGCTCCGCGGGAGTGAGGGTGAATGTGGTCGATCCTGGTCACCGACGCACCGACCTCAACGGGAATGCGGCCGGGGCTGGTGACCCGGCCGAGGGTGCGGCCGTGGTGGTCCGTGTCGCGTTGATGGACGACGGACCCACGGGAGCCTTCTACGGCGAGAAGGGCTCCGTGGCCTGGTGA
- a CDS encoding SDR family oxidoreductase: MSGIEGKVIAITGASSGIGEATARLLAQRGAKLVLGARGLDRLEALATHLRDLGGEVAHARTDVRRRGDVAGLVALATQRYGRLDVLISNAGVMPISPLDDVRVPDWEDMVDTNIKGVLYGIAAALPHFRRQGFGHFVHTASSAGHRIVPNQAVYAGTKFAVRAISEGLRQEAGDKLRVTIISPGITRTNFAEHVANPLVKAKLEETREQLAMSPEAVARAIAFAIEQPADVDVSEILIRPTAQN, from the coding sequence ATGTCGGGAATCGAAGGGAAGGTCATTGCCATCACGGGCGCCAGCAGTGGCATCGGGGAGGCGACGGCACGCCTGCTGGCACAGCGGGGTGCGAAACTCGTCCTGGGTGCACGAGGCCTGGACCGCCTGGAGGCGCTCGCGACACACCTCAGGGACCTCGGCGGAGAGGTCGCCCATGCGAGGACGGACGTGAGACGCCGTGGGGACGTCGCGGGTCTCGTCGCGTTGGCGACCCAACGCTACGGCAGACTCGATGTCCTCATCAGCAACGCAGGGGTCATGCCCATCTCCCCGCTCGACGACGTGCGCGTCCCTGACTGGGAGGACATGGTCGACACCAACATCAAGGGGGTCCTGTATGGCATCGCCGCGGCGCTACCTCACTTCCGCCGGCAAGGCTTCGGACACTTCGTCCACACCGCTTCCTCCGCGGGTCATCGCATCGTCCCGAACCAAGCCGTCTACGCCGGCACGAAGTTCGCCGTGCGTGCCATCTCCGAGGGCCTGCGCCAGGAGGCGGGCGACAAGCTGCGGGTCACCATCATCTCGCCTGGCATCACCCGGACAAACTTCGCGGAGCATGTGGCGAATCCCCTGGTCAAGGCGAAGCTCGAGGAAACGCGGGAGCAGCTCGCCATGTCTCCGGAGGCCGTTGCCCGCGCCATCGCGTTCGCCATCGAACAACCCGCGGATGTCGACGTCAGTGAAATCCTCATCCGCCCCACCGCCCAGAACTGA
- a CDS encoding AraC family transcriptional regulator, with the protein MSPASAQVRDGPLAIFAFFPPEVPGLRVVRYRADGRLWRAVKERDSVTMTFSGRAEWMCGGEVRSSEPGTLDLKQRGDSYRDLRRDGPACFQVCAFDESLVAEARESLGLPASARLRRFQLAKELPAAAPFVRLHALFAAEKQGVGDALALQTAATEALSALMGCFGEPEAPLRRPSRHVRKAFEVLRASLEEGIMLDALARLAGQDKFHLCRAFREEAGISPYAYLTHLRISRAMGLLTQGQTPSQVAPQVGLYDQSQLNRHFKRIVGLTPGQFARTVQ; encoded by the coding sequence GTGAGCCCTGCTTCTGCCCAGGTCCGCGATGGCCCCCTGGCCATCTTCGCCTTCTTCCCACCCGAAGTGCCGGGCCTGCGCGTGGTGCGCTACAGGGCCGATGGGAGGCTGTGGCGTGCGGTGAAGGAGCGTGACTCGGTGACGATGACGTTTTCGGGCCGCGCCGAATGGATGTGTGGTGGAGAGGTCCGCTCCTCGGAGCCGGGGACGCTCGACCTCAAGCAGCGTGGAGACAGCTATCGCGACCTCCGCCGTGATGGGCCTGCTTGCTTCCAGGTGTGTGCCTTCGACGAATCGCTCGTCGCGGAGGCTCGCGAGTCCTTGGGTCTACCCGCATCTGCCCGGCTGCGCCGCTTTCAGCTCGCGAAAGAGCTTCCCGCCGCCGCTCCCTTCGTCCGGCTGCATGCGTTGTTTGCCGCCGAGAAACAGGGGGTTGGCGACGCCCTGGCACTCCAGACGGCGGCAACGGAGGCGCTCTCGGCGCTGATGGGGTGCTTCGGAGAGCCCGAAGCTCCATTGCGACGCCCGAGCCGGCACGTCCGCAAGGCATTCGAGGTGTTGCGGGCCTCCTTGGAGGAGGGCATCATGTTGGATGCATTGGCCCGACTGGCGGGCCAGGACAAGTTTCATTTGTGTCGTGCCTTCCGGGAGGAGGCGGGGATCTCGCCCTACGCGTACCTCACCCACCTGCGCATCTCCCGGGCCATGGGGCTCTTGACGCAGGGGCAGACGCCTTCGCAGGTAGCGCCCCAGGTCGGGCTCTATGACCAGAGCCAACTCAACCGGCACTTCAAGCGCATCGTCGGGCTCACTCCGGGCCAGTTCGCGCGCACCGTGCAGTGA
- a CDS encoding transposase — protein MKKGQKQDRTAERGRFSAKRKKEAVLRLLKGEELDALSRELGVTAAVLSEWREKFLAGAEANLKSREPEPADDEVLRLKAMVGELMMKNELLAEKARLLEGNAPGFPWRKSRG, from the coding sequence GTGAAGAAGGGGCAGAAGCAGGACAGGACGGCGGAGCGCGGTCGGTTCTCCGCGAAGCGCAAGAAGGAGGCGGTGCTTCGTCTGCTCAAGGGCGAGGAGCTCGACGCGCTCTCACGGGAGTTGGGCGTCACCGCTGCGGTGCTGAGCGAGTGGCGAGAAAAGTTCCTGGCGGGGGCTGAGGCCAACCTCAAGAGTCGTGAGCCCGAGCCAGCGGACGACGAGGTGCTGCGGCTCAAGGCCATGGTGGGCGAGCTGATGATGAAGAACGAGCTGCTCGCCGAGAAGGCCCGGCTGCTGGAGGGCAACGCGCCGGGTTTTCCCTGGAGGAAGTCGAGAGGATGA
- a CDS encoding IS3 family transposase (programmed frameshift): MPRRERRKYTPEFKARAVKMVLEEGKSRAQVAKDLDLTRSALEAWMRQSRTDAGQGSSGALTTGEKEELAQLRREVRQLRMEREIPKKRGGLLRQGEHVRFTAIQEEKANYPVAMLCRVLEVSRAGYYAWEGREASARQKANAALVERIQQVHQDSRRTYGSPRVQAELKAQGLPVGRHRVARLMREAGLRARRRRRFVHTTDSKHGLPVAPNVLARDFNPPRPDRTWATDITYVPTREGWLYLAVVLDLFSRRVIGWAMDRCIDRHLVLSALDMALKGRCPPAGLLHHSDRGSQYASEDYQRALAARGIRCSMSRKGNCWDNAVVESFFSTLKTELVHEADFSTREAAKGGLFEFIEVFYNRKRRHSSLGYVSPAEFEKTASQVPLAA; the protein is encoded by the exons ATGCCGAGACGCGAGCGCAGGAAGTACACGCCCGAGTTCAAAGCCCGGGCCGTGAAGATGGTGCTGGAAGAGGGCAAGTCCCGGGCGCAGGTGGCCAAGGACCTGGACCTGACTCGCAGCGCGCTGGAGGCTTGGATGAGGCAGTCGCGAACGGACGCGGGCCAGGGGTCGTCCGGGGCGCTGACGACGGGTGAGAAGGAGGAACTCGCCCAGTTGCGGCGCGAGGTGCGCCAGCTGCGGATGGAGCGGGAGATAC CTAAAAAACGCGGCGGCCTTCTTCGCCAAGGAGAGCACGTGAGGTTCACGGCCATCCAGGAGGAGAAGGCGAACTACCCGGTGGCGATGCTGTGCCGTGTGCTGGAGGTGTCCCGAGCGGGCTACTACGCCTGGGAGGGACGTGAAGCGTCGGCACGCCAGAAGGCCAATGCGGCGCTGGTGGAGCGAATCCAGCAGGTGCATCAGGACAGCCGCCGCACCTATGGCAGCCCACGCGTCCAGGCCGAGCTGAAGGCCCAGGGGCTGCCCGTGGGCCGGCACCGCGTGGCCCGGCTCATGCGCGAGGCTGGGCTCCGCGCTCGTCGACGCAGACGGTTCGTGCACACCACGGACTCCAAGCACGGCCTCCCGGTGGCGCCCAACGTGCTGGCTCGCGACTTCAATCCACCAAGGCCCGACCGGACATGGGCGACGGACATCACGTACGTGCCCACGCGGGAGGGCTGGCTCTACCTGGCAGTAGTGCTGGACCTCTTCAGTCGGCGCGTCATCGGTTGGGCCATGGACCGCTGCATCGACCGGCACCTGGTGCTTTCGGCTCTCGACATGGCGCTCAAAGGTCGCTGTCCCCCAGCGGGACTGTTGCACCACTCGGATAGGGGCAGCCAATACGCCAGTGAGGACTACCAGCGAGCGCTGGCCGCCCGCGGCATCCGGTGCAGCATGAGCCGCAAGGGCAACTGCTGGGACAACGCCGTGGTGGAGAGCTTCTTCTCCACGCTGAAGACAGAGCTGGTGCACGAAGCGGACTTCTCGACGCGCGAGGCGGCGAAGGGTGGCTTGTTCGAGTTCATCGAGGTGTTCTACAACCGCAAGCGGCGGCACTCCTCACTTGGCTACGTCAGTCCCGCCGAGTTCGAGAAGACCGCCTCGCAGGTGCCACTGGCTGCTTAA
- a CDS encoding acyl-CoA desaturase has translation MVPFFFASHWLLSVLFQSLFQHRYAAHRMYTMTPRAERTFHLVTALVQGSSYLDPRAYAILHREHHAHADTPRDPHSPAHQGNPLRMMLRTARRFGGLLAGRIQAEARFLGGYPEWPAVDRFFSSWRAHLGFVALYTLFYKRFATRRWHWALLPAHFVMGPIHGAIVNWCGHRYGYRNFTTRDQSRNTLPLDVVCMGELFQNNHHARPASPDFAARRFEVDPTWQVMRLLARLKLIRLAHASQSHPEARNQAQPALNSPSA, from the coding sequence ATGGTCCCTTTCTTCTTCGCCTCCCATTGGCTGCTGAGCGTGCTCTTCCAGAGCCTCTTCCAGCATCGATACGCCGCGCACCGCATGTACACGATGACTCCGCGCGCCGAACGCACCTTCCACCTGGTTACCGCACTGGTCCAGGGCTCAAGCTACCTCGACCCACGTGCCTACGCCATCCTGCATCGCGAGCACCACGCCCATGCGGACACCCCCCGCGACCCTCACTCGCCCGCGCATCAGGGAAACCCGCTACGCATGATGCTGAGGACCGCGCGCCGATTCGGGGGCCTTCTCGCCGGTCGCATCCAGGCCGAGGCGCGCTTCCTCGGTGGATACCCCGAGTGGCCAGCCGTGGACCGTTTCTTCAGTAGCTGGAGGGCCCACTTGGGATTCGTTGCGCTCTACACCCTTTTCTACAAACGCTTTGCCACACGCCGATGGCACTGGGCACTCCTCCCCGCCCACTTCGTGATGGGCCCCATCCACGGCGCCATCGTGAACTGGTGCGGGCACCGATACGGCTATCGCAACTTCACGACCCGGGACCAGTCACGCAACACCCTGCCCCTGGACGTGGTGTGCATGGGAGAGCTGTTCCAGAACAACCACCACGCCCGACCGGCGAGCCCTGACTTCGCCGCCAGGCGCTTCGAGGTGGACCCCACCTGGCAAGTGATGAGGCTGCTCGCTCGGTTGAAGCTCATCCGGCTGGCGCACGCTTCGCAGTCACATCCAGAGGCTCGCAACCAGGCGCAACCCGCGCTCAATTCACCTTCTGCCTGA
- a CDS encoding PRC-barrel domain containing protein, with product MRFSERVRPGHPVVAAGGQQIGTVDALSIDSETWKVEALQVKLRPEAADQIGAFWNYFHAGRIELPTRIVQSVSDTVVLSVSLDELRQVLPQESAQHSHGA from the coding sequence ATGCGATTCTCAGAACGTGTCCGCCCTGGTCACCCCGTCGTCGCCGCAGGTGGACAGCAAATCGGTACCGTAGACGCCTTGTCCATCGACAGCGAGACGTGGAAGGTCGAGGCGCTTCAAGTGAAGCTGCGCCCGGAAGCCGCTGACCAGATTGGGGCATTCTGGAATTATTTCCACGCAGGTCGAATCGAGCTGCCTACGCGCATCGTCCAGTCGGTCAGCGACACCGTGGTCCTGTCTGTCTCCCTGGACGAGCTTCGCCAGGTGCTCCCGCAGGAATCCGCACAACACTCGCATGGAGCATGA
- a CDS encoding TMEM175 family protein, with protein sequence MNTGPQAEYHSSLRTSRIEALSDEVFAIAMTLLVLHIEVPDLHGTGTEILHSLLGLWPKFLSYIVGFVTLGVYWMGQHVQFHFIKRANQPFLWLTILFLMLIAAIPFSVRLIGQYFHLKLVVVLYGCHLVAIGLAHYSIWRYATAQRRLVDAELSWRVIQTQSRLAFIPVGVYLAAIVVTALNTVASIIIYAVVPSIYIVMPHLFAKYHRQRT encoded by the coding sequence ATGAACACGGGCCCTCAAGCCGAGTACCACTCCAGCCTCAGGACCAGCCGCATCGAGGCGCTCAGCGATGAAGTCTTCGCCATCGCGATGACCCTCCTGGTCCTTCATATCGAAGTGCCAGACCTCCACGGCACTGGCACGGAGATACTCCACAGCCTGTTGGGACTGTGGCCGAAGTTCTTGAGCTACATCGTCGGCTTCGTCACTCTTGGCGTATATTGGATGGGGCAACACGTCCAGTTCCACTTCATCAAGAGGGCCAACCAGCCTTTTCTATGGCTGACGATTCTCTTCCTGATGCTCATCGCAGCCATTCCATTCTCGGTGAGGCTGATTGGACAGTACTTCCACCTCAAGCTCGTCGTGGTGCTCTACGGTTGCCATCTTGTCGCCATTGGATTGGCCCACTACTCAATCTGGCGCTACGCCACCGCCCAAAGGCGGCTCGTTGACGCGGAGCTCTCGTGGCGGGTCATTCAAACTCAGTCACGTCTCGCGTTCATCCCGGTCGGCGTCTATCTGGCTGCCATTGTCGTCACAGCCCTGAACACCGTCGCCAGTATCATCATCTATGCCGTTGTCCCAAGTATATACATTGTCATGCCACACCTGTTCGCCAAGTACCATCGGCAGAGAACGTGA
- a CDS encoding sigma-54 dependent transcriptional regulator, with the protein MAEAFLYRPTVRAVLIAWVGVSDLKGPEKAGTGDLGPIAQALAARSFDQVVLLEFFDKADHQKLLPGYIAWLRERTPAEIVERRETLRGPTDFGGIYEAARRACQEVLTQHKDATLTFHLSPGSPPMAAVWMLLGKTIFPAQLIESSREQGVKTAEVPFDIAAEFLPDLLREPDERLRAQSTADSPPAPEFKTIIHRSRVMARLIQRARRVALRNVPVLIEGESGTGKELLAKAIHQASPRKGKPFVPVNCGAIPASLVESELFGVEKGAATGVDAREGYFEAADGGTLFLDELGELPLPVQVKLLRVLQENEVTRVGARKPKRIDVRIVTATNRSVVDEVAAGRFREDLFYRLAVAVLKLPPLRERSGDVGLLVDELLKQVNHEAIGEPGYRDKKLSAGARSLLLTHPWPGNVRELLLTLKRAAIWSEGETITTEDVREALLAVPSTQRTDVLDRPLGEGLNLPDLLAEVARHYLERALDEAGGNKTKAAGLVGLPSYQTLTNWLQRYEVNR; encoded by the coding sequence ATGGCCGAAGCATTCTTGTACCGTCCTACTGTGCGGGCTGTCCTCATCGCGTGGGTCGGCGTCTCCGACCTGAAGGGACCTGAGAAGGCAGGTACGGGCGACCTTGGGCCCATCGCCCAGGCGCTCGCCGCACGCTCGTTCGACCAGGTGGTCCTGCTCGAGTTCTTCGACAAGGCCGACCATCAGAAGCTCCTCCCCGGCTACATCGCCTGGCTGCGCGAGCGCACCCCGGCAGAGATCGTCGAACGACGCGAGACGCTGCGCGGGCCGACCGACTTCGGCGGCATCTACGAGGCGGCGCGCCGAGCCTGCCAAGAGGTGCTGACGCAGCACAAGGACGCGACGCTCACGTTCCACCTCAGTCCCGGCTCGCCACCAATGGCGGCCGTGTGGATGCTGCTCGGCAAGACGATCTTTCCGGCCCAGCTCATCGAGTCGTCGCGCGAGCAGGGTGTGAAGACGGCCGAGGTGCCGTTCGACATCGCGGCTGAGTTCCTACCCGATCTCCTGCGCGAGCCGGACGAGCGCCTCCGCGCGCAGAGCACGGCGGACTCGCCGCCCGCCCCGGAGTTCAAGACCATCATCCACCGGAGCCGCGTGATGGCGCGGCTCATCCAACGCGCGCGCCGCGTGGCGCTGCGCAACGTCCCGGTGCTGATCGAGGGCGAGTCCGGCACCGGCAAGGAGCTGCTCGCGAAGGCGATCCACCAGGCGAGCCCGCGCAAGGGCAAGCCCTTCGTCCCTGTGAACTGCGGAGCTATCCCCGCGAGCCTGGTCGAGTCCGAGCTCTTCGGCGTCGAGAAGGGGGCGGCGACCGGCGTAGACGCCCGCGAGGGGTACTTCGAGGCGGCGGACGGGGGGACGCTGTTCCTCGACGAGCTGGGCGAGCTGCCGTTGCCGGTTCAGGTGAAGCTCCTCCGAGTCCTGCAGGAGAACGAGGTTACGCGCGTCGGCGCCAGGAAACCGAAGCGGATCGACGTTCGGATCGTGACCGCAACGAACCGCTCCGTCGTCGACGAGGTCGCTGCTGGCCGCTTCCGTGAGGATCTCTTCTATCGGCTCGCGGTCGCCGTCCTGAAGTTGCCGCCCCTCCGAGAGCGCTCGGGGGACGTTGGCCTGCTCGTCGACGAGCTCCTGAAACAGGTAAACCACGAGGCCATCGGCGAGCCTGGATACCGGGACAAGAAACTTTCCGCAGGCGCAAGAAGTCTTCTGCTCACGCATCCGTGGCCGGGCAACGTTCGCGAGCTGCTGCTGACGCTGAAGCGCGCCGCCATCTGGAGCGAGGGCGAGACCATCACCACGGAAGACGTGCGCGAAGCTCTCCTGGCGGTCCCTTCGACCCAGCGCACCGACGTCCTCGATCGCCCCCTGGGCGAGGGGCTCAACCTCCCGGATTTGCTGGCGGAAGTCGCGCGCCACTACCTCGAGCGCGCGCTGGACGAAGCCGGCGGGAACAAGACGAAGGCAGCGGGCCTGGTTGGCCTCCCGAGCTACCAGACCCTCACGAACTGGCTTCAACGCTACGAGGTGAACCGATGA
- a CDS encoding DUF4258 domain-containing protein, whose amino-acid sequence MSPALAALPSTLGSFSLTKHAYERMTTRSISRTAIEAALEFGRCVEIRGAQIFAIGRKEVEKYRREGVDLREFEGTQVVVTASGAVMTVYRNSDFRSLRTRRRRSFRR is encoded by the coding sequence ATGTCGCCTGCCCTCGCTGCACTGCCCTCGACGCTCGGCAGCTTCTCTCTCACCAAGCACGCCTACGAACGCATGACGACGCGCTCGATCTCTCGCACCGCGATCGAGGCTGCGCTGGAGTTCGGGCGCTGCGTCGAGATCCGCGGCGCGCAGATCTTCGCGATCGGCCGCAAGGAGGTCGAGAAGTACCGGCGCGAGGGCGTCGACCTGCGCGAGTTCGAGGGCACGCAGGTTGTCGTCACGGCAAGCGGCGCGGTGATGACGGTGTACCGGAACAGCGACTTCAGGAGCCTGCGCACGCGCCGTCGTCGCAGCTTCCGGCGGTGA